In Maniola jurtina chromosome Z, ilManJurt1.1, whole genome shotgun sequence, the genomic window taccccgtttcggatctgtggcgccgcggttcggggtcgaaaaatgaaaattttgaaaacgctacggctcggccgccatcttgtttttccaatttttttcacattttctggtaaccgtttactacattctttaatagttgcgagtttgaacggagtcccttaaaaaacaaaggagctgcaaaaatgacgacggccgccatcttgtttttccgaaatgtcataatttttccccagaaggttcccgaaaccaaacacaactcccctacatcattatatcattttccgtctccttctaggagaacaattatgtcaatgagtgagtcagtggtaattgagctatatatagtataataaaatctatgtatgttatattttcttcaaaaaGTAGGCATCCTTTGTTCTAATATCTGTGGATGAAATTAATAGATTCATCCTACATCAATAGTTTGATGATAACAAGGTTGTATAGAATCAGGCAGTAttttgtggaagtccatgatatcattcatcagcctgtaaggcctgaaaattgacataggcctttccaagagcgcgccaccaaacaccaaactccgccttcctcatccacccgctccccgccaccttcttcaggtaaTCGGTCCAGCGAGCAGGTCGTCCAATTAgtgcaaattaagcttttggttccttggatAACAaggttataaattatttatgacGCATAATATTACAGACTCCTCCTCCTACTCTGGTCCTGAGTATAGCTAATACTCCAGGTTAACATACAGATAGTTTTATATCCGAAAAAACTCTAGTATTTACTGTTATTGtatgtttactgtttattaggaTAGAGAATAACTTTTTTGTTGATGTTGCCCCTCAAGCAATATACTACTCTTGCTCCTTAACTTTGTCAAATCTTGACTGATTTTAACAATACTTTTGTTGTACTGTCAGTACCCCATCTTGTTCAGCCAGGGCACAGCAGGTCAACTTAGTCAATAACAAATACCTGTCAGCATTGTACATAGGTGCAAAACTTCACCATAGGTAGCTATTAGGTCATACATAAATGAAAAACataaggtaggtatgtaggtaattTTTGAACTTTAATATGCACTTATGTACCTATACAATTAATAAGTTAATAACAGCTTAGTATCAAGCCACATACATGTTTAGTTACATACAAAATGTAGATtaattatttctaaatatttaaaatttaatttatattataataataaaactatattatgctagtaattaaaataaattgtaagtcTATAAAAATGAACTAATTTAAGCTCACGTAAACAATGTTAACAAAATAAGATCATCTTGAAAACTAAAGTGTTTGacactaaataaaaattagacaACCAATGGGCGCTTGCCTAAAAAACCAGGTTTTCGGTGCCGACAAGTCTGTGTGGGTCGGTACTGATCAATGAGGGTAAAATAGGTTCAAATAAAATCTTATGAGGTCTCACATAAAGAGACAGATAGGTCGGTGCGGATCCATACTGATTGGTGCGGCTAAAATAGCCCCATATTAAGAGATCCCATAGAAAGAGACaggtatatataattattatagtaggtatatatattgaTGGTGATGGATATTGTATAAGAGTgccacccccccccccccccggccaaagtcttcactccagccatccaagcacGCTCCAGAAGCCGATTAAACCAGTAAGCACCCTTACATGACGCTATTTTACCCACACTGACTTGTCGATTACAGAAATCTTTTTTTACACGCACGCTAAGTAGGTATCAAGAGtctgattaaaattttacaaagtaGACAAGTTCTCTAACCTATAAACATATTAATACATTCAAATTAAACTGTGatagatataagtaggtatataggtaaaaATTACAAGGCAAGTATTAATCTTATGGCGCAGAGTTGAAAGTAGTACTGAAGTTAGCTTCTGAACTCACGACATCGTTTGCCTGCAATGTTACGCGTTCTAATGAGTAGATGTACTCAACTAATAGTTGTCCAAATTTTTTTCAGGGTTGGTTAATTTTATGACATTCATGTCTGCAatcgacgaagtcgcgggcatcctctagtttacatATAATTTGTAAATGCTCCTGATCAGTATGCAACCCAATCTGAACATTTAAAAACACCATACACAAATGTCCGACAAATCTTTAAATACACTGAGTTTCTGAGATCCTTCTCAAGTATTAATGAGCAACATCATAATATATGAAATAATGAAAGGCATATTTAATACTTATACATTATAGTAATCGAAGAAAATACAATATGATCACTGGAGTTACCAGTCCATTTACAGTCTCTATATGTAAAGCTGCTATGGCACATCTAACTGATTTTGTCATCGAAAAACCGAGACCAAACCTTTGTAATCTATAAAGCAGCCGCTTTCGAGAAACacaatatttgtaatataaaataaagatacaaaatATAGATTCAAAACTGACTCCTCTAAAGGTATGCCTCCACTATCgggattcggcaaatgattAGAGTTCGAACACATCTTACGACAGTACGGCAAATCAACTGGTTACATTATGGATATAACTACGGGGACTGTTTTATGTTTAGCGAATTTTTACAGACGCCACATTCTGTGACAGCGAATAGTTCTCTTCGCGCCAACCATTCGGGTTAGTGTAAATGTCACTATAAcacgaatcatttgccgaatgCCGCTAGTGGAGTCGTACCATAAAACAGACTAGCAGATGTGATTCATTAATTCAAGTACATAGACGCAGAAAAAATATTCAACATATTAAAACACTTATTCACTTATCTTTACAATTATTCTTTTAGCTTCTTCATTCAAAGAGTGATGTTTTAAGGATTTGAACACCTGGTGTAAATCAATCAAAGGCAGTGGAGGTTTACAAGAAACTGGTTAGGTTTGAAGAAGGAAAAAGAATCAAATGGTGTTACTTGGACCAGCTTCATATTATTGGCTGTTATATTTTAAAGGTAAATACTAAAATGGTTACAAATTAACTGTATTTAgagggttaaaaaaggaaaatgCCTTCCTAAATTAGTAGGTTGACGAAAACTGCCTAGCaactaaaaaattaaacatcaacaggataattaaatacttaaataaaactatatGTGGAATCAAGTTATTTATTATGGGCGTAATTAAGTTAGGGGCTTAGGGCATCCATAAATTCACTATTGTGGTtctatttatattaagtaagattgaaatcaaaagaaaatatgtatgtatatgtaatttGCAAACAGcttacaaataatatgtattatattagtGGTCAATAATTTGAAGTGTTTGCAAAGTACATTAAATTACTGTTTAGGCCGGAAATAAAGTTTAGAGCTGAGTAATAACAAAAGACAAGGGGCAAGTCAAGTCGTAACTATTAGTCGTAGTTCAAGTTTTTAGTCGCCGGCAAAATAATTTCCTCTATTCAAACAAGAAACAATCACAAAAGTTGAAAAACACCAACTTCTTTCTTTGTTCTGCCATAATCAAACTTTTctcaaaaaattataggtagTTTCACTCAGGAATCAGGATAGTGAAAGGATTCTAACTTTACCCCGTATATCCAAATCTGTTCCGGCGTTCAGAGGTtatggtgaaataaaaaaaaactcacatacatacacaaaccctgaaaacattacacttcttGTTTGGGCTGTCATGTAATAAATACTAAAAGTTATCGTCTGTAGCGCCCAAGATATGCACCGCAATTAGGACACGTGTGGTGAACATCCATGCAGCTGCCGATGCAGCATGGGATCAAACAGCATCCACATACACCTCTGTAATATGAAAACATTTTCTTAATAAAACTTTTgagcttatccatactaatattacaaatgcaaaagtgtgtctgtctgtctgtatgtctgcctgtctgtctgtctgtctgctaccttttcacggcccatcagtttaaccgattctgatgaaattttgcacatggttagcttatatcccggggacggacataggctactttttatcccggaaattcaaagagttcccacgggattcctaacaACCCACCCGcctaaccaatttgtatgaaatttgatactgaggtagcttgcgtccctgttattgatataggcaacttgttatcccggaaaatcaaacatttcccacgggatctttaaaaacctaaatccacgcggacgaagtcgcgggtatcctctagttacaatataaataaaaaccggccaagtgtgaatcTGACTCTAGTTCCACTCCTTACCATTGtgcaatattatgtactttttaaatttacatggctgccattttgaaattttcataatttGTTGTTTTAGTGGCAATAGACATACATAcaccttaaattttttaactctctagtctctacatattacggttcatgagatacagcccactgagagacagatggacagacggacggatagtgaggcttagtaatagggtttcATTGGCACCCTTTGAATACAGAATCCTAGTTTTAACATAGTATTATAACTTCCAGGGTAGTCTAGTACCCTTCGTgtgggagtcagactcgcacttgaccgtttttttattaattaatacagAGAAAAAGACCAGTAATCACATCAGCATGCAATGAGAAAGCCTTAAGGTGCATTCTCATGAATCTAGTTTCAAGGTGCTGATGACGTATAGTTGTTCAACAAAAGTGTACTATAAGTGAAATTCGCttgcttaaaaaatattaactactagccgatgcccgcgacttcgcccgcgtggatttaggtttttcgaaatcccgtgggaactctttgattttccgggataaaaagtagcctatgtgctaatccagaatattatctatcttcattccaaatttcagccaaatccgtccagtagtttttgcgtgaaggagtaacaaacatacacacacacacacacacacacacacacacacacacatacaaactttcgcctttttaatattagtgtgattaaactTGTGATGAAATAATATAGATCCAAGACatagtcgctaactatgggcctcatcaATAAATCAGAAATAAAGAGATTCATGAGAGGACTAGAGTGACTGACATAGCTTAGTGGGTCGCGACATTGAAATTactgggcagggcacataaCTATTTCCATCATAACCCATAGATGCTGGGGTCCCAAGGCACTAAACCTCATACTAGGTGGATAGGCAACATCAAATGAGTCCcagggagctgctggattcaggctATGTCCAGCAgaggacgtctatcggttgacgatgataatgatgatgatgagctgtagtataagaaaatattttcttacccTAACATAAATATGATGGTCCCAGCTATATAAGCAATAAGTCCTGGCTTGGTCTGTGTATCCGTATTCATTTCAGCATGACAGCTTGGGCATATCATGTGAGTCGGTTGAGGTCCCACTGGCACCACTGTAGTCACTATTGCAGGACCTGACGCTGATTATGTAACAAAAATTTTGGTATCAGACACATAATCAACGACAATCATTTATTGAAGCGAAAACTTCTATAGAGCATAGAGGTTTCTTTACAATTtagattttgggatgggtaaaaacttcaaggttgtGTCACCAACATGCCAATGTTATTAGCTTTATTAGCTTTTACTGGTACCTTAAACACTCAAGTTTAAAAGCATTTTAGATGTACAGTAAACAACAACTTATTCCCTTATTATTAGTACTTAATTCCTTCTATTTACCATTTTTATAAATGGTCAAAAGTTATCAAATGGTTTTTACACTGTACTGTATGTTCTGCATTATTAAGAAACTTCAGAAatcaatagttattttaaagatattttgaaaaatgattCAATAATGAGTGCCAGTATTATTACTACAGTATTAAACACAAATTATTGCTTCACCTTCACTTCAATCAGAAAATGGAAACTGTTACAAGGCCATATATTAGTCATAACGCCAAATATTTTAAGGTCAAAATAATGCTTTTCAATAAAAGTCTCATACTTACAAGGGTGGTATTGAGGTGTGTATGGGCTGGAAGGTCCCACACCTCCCACAGCCTGGGAATAGCTAGGCGGGGCGGCCGGAGGGGGTTGCATTGTGTGCCCGTTACTCCAACCATATGGAGGAGGATAACTGCTTTTCTCCATTTTTGAAGACTAACTacaaagaaaacaagtaaacaATCTTCACTTCAATGGCTTGCGCACACAATTTAACTTCTTGTGATGCAATACAATCGTGTTGCTATTTTTAGGTATGATTCCAACATGCGATAAAACGCAGATGCTCACAAGTCACATTCGTGGTGTCTACGCGTTCTTATTCTATGAATACTGAACGTGAATTCATACGATATAATTAAGAAATTGAGGAGAGATCGTACCTACAgagctttaatattatgtagactAAATAATGACtactttatttttgtatttacaataatattttttgaacacAGTTTTTTGGTCACTTGATAGTGAAATCACAGATCATGAGATCTGAGATGATCTAGTCCTGTGTCAGTCACGACCGATTCGGTCATTTGACTGAGGTCGCGCAAAAGTACTGATGAACGAGTCAGTCGTTTTTGACCGATCCGGTTCAACCAGTCGCCACGAACCGAGAACCACCGAGAACGAAgaatgaaactaaaaaatattgaaagaaatgaTTGGTCTACAGATCGTAGTAAAATAgttatagtaagtaataatatatagatatggactaggtaggtaggtatattttcccaATATTTAGCCTTGTTGTTATGTTCATTGTAAAatcgtaggtatctacctacttcatttagGCAACACgtgtatatgagatgcataaggtttttattatgtataaatcttaacataatgattaaacacgtttaaaaataaaagctcaatTAAAAAGATAGGTAATTACATCATAACAGTGCATACAATcgggaaaaatattacaataatgcagCGATTTTGAACCCGCGTCGTCGGATGACCTATAACGAAACGCGAAACTATACGAAACGAGCGTGCGCAATCGAGACTTGGAGTCTCATCGTCCGATTCACGACTGACGACTGAGACTGAGTACCGAATACCGATACATTCGTGAGGAACGAAGAGCAATCATGACTGATTGGATCGAAGTACCGAAGTACCGAAAAGTACCGAACGACTGATGACTGATGAACGACCGAAAAGATCTCAGTCGTTGCTGTAATCAGTACTTGAACGACCGAATCGCAGAGAATGAACGATTGACACAGGACTAACCAGTCTAATTAGTGGAAATTATGGGGCCTATGCCAAAGCAGTGTtaccagtggcagatagtcaattgtaacatgAGACagctcaaaatgtaacattttcacgagaaaagtaacatttccttattttatgtgaaaaatgaaactaataaggtacacaggttaatatggcactttattatacaaaaaaaaaacagttttctgTCCCATTAATTAagcttaaggtggaagcgacgggcctgcccgcaaacttcaaattttatttggtttctAATAGGGAAAAAGCTCTAAAGGGCTAGAAAAGGGACCCATGACGACTTTAAGGCTAACTCtacagagtactttttacatgCTAACTCGTACAAAAAACTAGGATAAAACCATGGTAAAACCAACATCGTGAGTGGGAACACTTTGTCTGGGTGGCTCGGAGGCCGGAGCAGTTTTCCCAACTTAGAGGTTTTCCCCCCTTTAGGGGGTAAATAAGTGAGGTGGGATTTTTTTAGGGGTGATATATTTTTAGGGATTTTTTGACATCttacattattttctttttttttttaataagaaaaatggAGGTATAAAAATTAGGACCTGGAGTAATATTTGATTTAGCCAATCGTAGGTATTTATTTGATGACCTGCTTAGCGacatctaataataaaataaaataaataaataaaatcgttttattgcaggttagggacccatataaacagtaaaaaatacaaaatataatataaaaattaaaatagtttaaaatgaaatagttagtcattttacgttagggatctggtgtacccgtagccagtgtttatagaacacaTTGTCAGGGGACGCCTGAGCGACGACTTTAAGCATCTTATTTTTAGAATTGCGGACTGTTTCCCAGAAACCCGCAATTCTATTTCGTATAATGGCGTAGTAGTCCGGGACTCCAGCGTCGGCGAACATGCCCGACGCACTACAATACCttggcatttttaataaaatgcgaaGGGCATCATTATACTGTACCCTGAGGATGTTAAAAGATCTTTTGGTGTAATTGATCCATAGTTGTGAAGTATAAAAACTCATACAATAAGCTTTAAACAATGTAACTTTAACATCCTCAGAGCACCGAGCAAATCGGCGAGCGAGcaatgtataatgtatatgtgtAATGTATATAatgtgtataatgtatatgtaatatGATTCCTTAATACTGTGCGGAATTGAATGAAAAACAAGTGTCGCCATAGTGCTTACCATCAGTAATTTAAACAcgtaatatattataatcaagGTTACCAAAAATATACTCACCCGATTCTAGTAACCTTTAATACAACTACTCTGTGATGACTGATGGCTACGTTGACTATGCTTGCTGGAAATACGTTGATTTTATTCacttatttgatttaaatttacTATTGTAGTTACTGCTGTGTCAACAAACAATTTGTTAATTATGCCTAAAGAAAAAAGAAGTACAGTCAAAATTTCACACAGATTTAGGAAACAGATCCAAATTtattaactaataaataattattaatttattatttactaattattattggttATTATCAACTGAAAATtaactatgtattttaatttattatttatatttgttttaatatttctttttagtGGGCTTTTCATGTAATTGTCATGATTTAAGGGGTTTTTCATTTAAGCTTTGGGGGGAAAAAAATTGAGAGTTGGAACACTGGGCCGGGTCTCCATGCTAATTGCTGTCACAGACACAGAGTACATAGCCGCACGCGGCACGTGgtttctaataaaattattatttttaccagTTACATTGCTTTGTTTGAATTTTCGAGTTGAAACGAAATTCTCAGACTGGACTTATAAGGATACTGGTACgtatgttttaaataatagttAAGCCACAAACTTACGAATACCTTAAGgctataagtacataatatatttttcaatacatgAGGGTATTGGGATCATAGATCATGATAAGTACATTTTGTTAATAATTTTTCGATGAAAGTTCTTTGCACGTGCTTAGAAATTTCatacttaaggggcatgagacaggcctgcccgcgaaattctaatttaatttggtttttcacaatttgtaaactaatacggcaacgtaggcttatggtattttaattgcgtcTATGgtagtatcatcttcacaggtttatataaaaatctttacttgaaaaggtccagtttaagaaattaattctagtatcgactaatttgtgagaatagtcgttactagaactaatttcttaaactggacttaGACCAGATTATATTAATAATGCCAGATGACCCCTGGTCCATTTAAAAACCAAGGCATATTATCACTTGGGCCAGGCAGTATGAATGTTCCCTTCTGGCTCTACTATGTAAGCACTATTACTAAACTACAATATTACTACAGAAATTACATAAAGTACAGTGCAAATAATTAACCTCTTTCCAGTGAATATTACCAAATTATCAAAATAGTAAGTAATCAAGTTTTCCATAGTGGACTATTTACAATGTCAatcattttacaattttatatccCTGTAAATATGTGATGAAGTAACTTGAAGTTAATTGTGGTTTCGATGCAGAGCACACTCTTCTAACTTGTCGGAGATATGTTTTTTGAAGGGAAACATCTGAGATATAAGTTGGCCAAAGTCAGATCTTGGTGCAGGAAGCGAAAACCTGTCTACTACTAAAACATAAGCTACTTTCCACATGGCAGCGGTGATTTAatcttcttatttttatttacacttgacTAGGAACCCGCCCAAGCTATTGTGCCAGCGAAACATCAAAGAATATATCCCGCCCAGTTACCCAGAATCCTGAGTACCAAAAATATCAGCATACATAGAGGTGTAGTAGTTACACACAAATCAATGCAGTGATACAAAAACGTAACACAATATCTCCAAAGAAAAATAACTACAACACAAAAAGTCCGGAAATAACTTTACAGGATAAAATGGATGTGAACATATCCGAGGATTTGCCAAATACAGATGATAACAACAATTGTTCCAATATCATTAAATATCCTGATGTAACAggtaaaaatgtatttaataatagctTTTGCCTGCAACTGCAttttgtggatttaggttttcaaaatccctgGGAATTCTTAATTACCCTTAAGCCTTtgtcaatttctgggacgcaagctacctctagtctatataaaatttcatataatttgGTTAAACGCATGAgcatttaagaatcccatggggaCTCTTgtttttctggtataaaaagtagcctatgtctgtccctgggatgtaagcaaACATcgaaatctgttaaactgttgggccatgaaaagctagcaaacagacagacacaggtactattgcatttataatattacgctatggaagtatggatgttaCAATAAAAGTTGAGGTTTTCAGAACTATCTTGTTTTAGATTTGATTGAATTTCAGGTATCAATCCCATAAACATAAGTACAGGCACTAAAGATTCTGCATCTGATATCCAACTAGTAGATTATGAAAAGCCACAAAAAAAGCAGTTGAAAAGAAAAGCAGATCAGAGGAATGTACCGTTGCCCAAAACATGTGATGATTTCCAGCAGTTCAGCTATATGAGAGATCCTACACAGCCCATACAAGGCGGTGCAAGGCGTAAGGTACAAGCCGGTGCAAGGCGTAAGGTACAAGGCGGT contains:
- the LOC123880625 gene encoding LITAF domain-containing protein, which encodes MEKSSYPPPYGWSNGHTMQPPPAAPPSYSQAVGGVGPSSPYTPQYHPSSGPAIVTTVVPVGPQPTHMICPSCHAEMNTDTQTKPGLIAYIAGTIIFMLGGVCGCCLIPCCIGSCMDVHHTCPNCGAYLGRYRR